Proteins from a genomic interval of Symmachiella macrocystis:
- a CDS encoding sodium:solute symporter has product MPQLFMPVFAELPAADIAVLVIYIIGIVAFGCGFIRKSGNTSEFMSAGGSLPGWAVGLSIFGTYLSSNTFLGVPGKSYGSNWNGWVFSLSLPFAAVIAVKYFVPFYRRSGEISAYQHFEKRFGGWARTYCVVFYLLTQFARVGSVMFGVALGLRALTGWDMQAIIIGTGFLVTLYTLLGGIEAVIWTDVAQSIILSIGAVIVAGLILFDLPEGPGQVFTIGAEHGKFSLGSFDLDLTTSTFWVMMLYGLFINLNNFGIDQNFVQRYHTAKSEKEAARSVWMGAVAYVPISLLFFFIGSSLFAYYETQPGMKAEVQNQVAAANLERNQIKLTPEEYEAEKAALPATAMALTSAEIGDKVFPHFIVEKLPTGMAGLLIAAIFAAAMSSVDTSLNSSATIILTDVYKRYFNPDVDEKGQMRVLYGSTLFVGAVGTGIGVALIGTVSILDAWWTLSGIFAGGMLGLFLLSLIARNATKPAAALAVIIGLLVITWMTFSDVKFLHDTLGIAFELPKQIRSPFHTHMTIVVGTLTIFFVGLIASGFTSNKPEDSEPIIEA; this is encoded by the coding sequence ATGCCACAACTTTTTATGCCTGTCTTCGCCGAGTTACCCGCCGCTGATATCGCCGTGCTGGTGATCTATATTATTGGGATCGTGGCGTTTGGATGCGGATTCATTCGCAAAAGCGGCAACACCAGCGAATTCATGTCGGCCGGCGGATCGCTGCCCGGTTGGGCCGTCGGCCTGTCGATTTTTGGAACCTATCTCAGCAGCAACACGTTTTTGGGTGTGCCGGGAAAATCGTACGGTTCGAATTGGAACGGCTGGGTGTTTAGTTTGTCGTTGCCGTTTGCCGCGGTGATCGCCGTGAAATATTTTGTGCCCTTCTATCGGCGCAGCGGCGAGATTTCGGCTTACCAGCATTTTGAAAAACGTTTTGGTGGTTGGGCGCGGACGTACTGCGTCGTGTTTTATTTGCTCACGCAATTCGCCCGCGTGGGATCGGTGATGTTTGGTGTGGCGTTGGGCCTGCGGGCACTGACCGGTTGGGATATGCAAGCCATTATCATCGGCACAGGATTTCTGGTCACGCTCTACACGCTCTTGGGCGGTATCGAAGCGGTGATTTGGACCGACGTGGCGCAAAGCATCATTCTCTCCATCGGTGCAGTGATTGTGGCGGGCTTAATTCTGTTTGATCTCCCCGAAGGTCCGGGACAGGTCTTTACGATCGGAGCCGAGCATGGAAAGTTCAGTTTGGGAAGTTTCGACCTGGATCTGACAACGTCGACGTTTTGGGTGATGATGCTCTATGGCTTGTTCATCAACTTAAACAACTTCGGCATCGATCAAAACTTTGTGCAACGCTATCACACGGCCAAGTCGGAGAAGGAAGCGGCCCGTTCGGTATGGATGGGAGCCGTTGCCTATGTGCCAATTTCGCTGTTGTTTTTCTTCATCGGATCGTCGTTGTTCGCCTACTACGAAACACAGCCGGGAATGAAAGCCGAGGTTCAAAACCAAGTCGCTGCTGCCAATCTGGAACGCAATCAAATCAAATTGACTCCCGAGGAATACGAAGCGGAGAAGGCGGCACTCCCTGCGACAGCCATGGCACTCACCTCCGCAGAAATCGGCGACAAGGTCTTTCCGCACTTCATTGTCGAAAAACTTCCTACCGGTATGGCCGGCTTGCTGATTGCGGCCATCTTCGCCGCAGCGATGAGTAGTGTCGACACGAGTTTGAACAGTTCGGCGACCATTATTCTGACCGACGTATACAAGCGATACTTCAATCCCGATGTCGACGAAAAAGGCCAGATGCGCGTGCTGTATGGTTCCACCTTGTTTGTGGGAGCCGTCGGGACGGGCATCGGTGTTGCTCTGATCGGTACTGTCAGTATCCTCGACGCGTGGTGGACACTCTCGGGCATTTTTGCCGGTGGGATGCTGGGGCTATTTTTGCTGAGTCTGATTGCCCGCAATGCCACCAAACCCGCAGCCGCTTTGGCGGTGATCATCGGTTTATTGGTGATCACGTGGATGACATTCAGCGACGTCAAGTTCCTCCACGATACGTTGGGCATCGCTTTCGAACTTCCAAAACAAATCCGCAGCCCGTTTCACACGCACATGACCATCGTCGTCGGCACGCTGACGATCTTTTTTGTGGGCCTGATTGCCAGCGGGTTTACCAGCAATAAACCGGAAGATTCCGAACCGATCATCGAAGCCTAA
- a CDS encoding sodium:solute symporter produces the protein MTATPLRTLDVVAIVAYLLAMAGMGLYFARRNTTTAEYFVGNRSFRGWVIGLSMVGTTISSVTFLAFPADAFSADWRNLVQNLTLPFVAIIAVIYFVPLLRRDDMISAFQYLEMRFGAIARLYGVASFLIIQLIRLARILFLVSLPVALLTGAPLWSVILCTGIFIAFYTIAGGIEAVIWTDVVQTIVLLLAGMMSIGYVVWQLPGGFSEVVAVGRADHKFDMGIEDPAPESPTEPNAVTDEQQDLRARISEVLSRKTLTIVILLGILEWLTTYCCDQTVVQRYAAAKSMREARKATILFSVMALPTWILFFFVGTCLYAFYQAFPDPQVVELQQSQVDAVFPHFILTQIPAGLGGLVIAGVLAAAMSSLDSSINSIATVTVVDILKPFVRPGRSDKYYLVAARIIALFAAMVMIGGAIALIEIPFKNINTLTWIVSSVFGGCLVGLFMLGFFTTRVDYRCVVAALIPGILLNVYLALNISGRLPEFLQIDIHEYWVGIIVNVVFVVVALGISLFPRTSTKDLRGLTVWTRAKAD, from the coding sequence ATGACTGCAACACCATTGCGGACGTTGGATGTGGTCGCCATTGTGGCGTATCTATTGGCGATGGCCGGCATGGGGCTGTATTTTGCCCGCCGCAATACCACGACAGCGGAATACTTCGTAGGCAACCGTTCGTTTCGCGGCTGGGTCATCGGATTGTCGATGGTCGGCACCACGATCAGCTCGGTCACGTTTCTGGCATTTCCAGCCGACGCCTTTTCGGCCGATTGGCGGAACCTGGTTCAAAATCTGACACTTCCGTTTGTGGCGATCATTGCCGTCATCTATTTCGTCCCGTTGCTCCGCCGCGACGACATGATCTCGGCCTTTCAGTATTTGGAAATGCGATTCGGAGCGATCGCTCGCTTATACGGCGTAGCTAGTTTTTTGATCATCCAACTGATTCGCCTCGCGCGGATTCTGTTTCTCGTCTCATTGCCGGTCGCGCTGCTGACCGGGGCACCGCTGTGGAGTGTGATCCTCTGCACGGGCATTTTCATCGCCTTTTACACAATCGCTGGCGGCATCGAAGCGGTGATCTGGACCGACGTCGTGCAAACCATTGTGTTGCTGCTGGCCGGGATGATGTCGATTGGATATGTCGTTTGGCAACTCCCCGGCGGATTCTCTGAAGTCGTGGCTGTCGGCCGTGCCGATCACAAATTCGACATGGGCATCGAAGACCCGGCACCGGAATCTCCAACGGAGCCGAATGCTGTCACCGACGAACAACAAGATTTGCGCGCGCGGATTTCCGAAGTCCTATCGCGAAAAACACTCACGATTGTGATCCTGTTGGGCATTCTCGAATGGCTGACAACCTACTGTTGCGACCAGACAGTCGTGCAACGCTACGCCGCGGCAAAATCAATGCGTGAAGCCCGCAAGGCGACGATACTGTTTTCGGTGATGGCCCTCCCCACTTGGATACTGTTCTTCTTTGTGGGCACGTGCCTTTATGCGTTCTACCAAGCCTTTCCCGATCCTCAAGTGGTCGAACTGCAACAGTCGCAAGTCGATGCGGTGTTCCCGCATTTTATATTGACGCAAATTCCCGCGGGGCTAGGGGGATTGGTGATCGCTGGGGTTTTAGCGGCCGCTATGTCGTCGCTTGATTCGAGCATCAACTCCATCGCCACGGTGACGGTAGTCGACATCCTTAAACCGTTCGTGCGCCCGGGGCGTAGCGACAAATACTACTTGGTGGCGGCGCGGATTATCGCCCTGTTTGCCGCCATGGTCATGATCGGCGGGGCGATTGCGTTGATTGAAATCCCGTTTAAGAACATCAATACTTTGACATGGATTGTCTCGTCCGTCTTCGGGGGCTGTCTCGTGGGGCTATTCATGTTGGGCTTCTTTACAACGCGAGTCGACTATCGCTGTGTTGTTGCCGCTCTCATTCCCGGCATTCTGCTGAATGTCTATCTCGCCCTCAACATCTCCGGTCGATTGCCTGAGTTTCTGCAGATAGACATCCACGAATACTGGGTGGGCATCATTGTGAACGTTGTATTCGTCGTCGTGGCGCTGGGGATCAGCCTGTTCCCTAGAACGTCGACGAAGGATCTGCGAGGATTAACGGTCTGGACCCGCGCCAAGGCGGATTAA
- a CDS encoding putative quinol monooxygenase produces the protein MIHVLATIEVVDGKRDEFLKHFNELVPQVLAEEGCIAYGPAVDLQTNLPVQPPVRPNIVTVIEQWDDLPALEAHLMAPHMVAFRDVVKDLVIETIVGVLEPA, from the coding sequence ATGATTCACGTACTTGCCACCATTGAAGTCGTTGACGGAAAACGGGATGAGTTTTTGAAGCACTTCAATGAACTTGTGCCCCAAGTGCTCGCCGAAGAAGGCTGTATTGCCTACGGGCCGGCCGTTGATTTGCAGACGAATCTTCCGGTTCAACCGCCCGTGCGGCCGAATATTGTGACGGTCATTGAACAATGGGACGATTTACCCGCACTGGAAGCGCACTTGATGGCGCCGCACATGGTTGCCTTTCGCGACGTGGTCAAGGATTTGGTGATCGAAACAATCGTCGGTGTCCTGGAACCGGCGTAA
- a CDS encoding amidohydrolase family protein, with translation MRHALLVIGIIVFAQSLLPAEEPKTESKTKRLYLDEFRPKSQLKASQHTLKQAKFPCVNVHTHPGKLSETELDEMVAAMDASNIAVSVSLDGKMGSKLTEQLELYRRRHPGRFVIFVRMDYRGDGKKDQPETWAVNQPGFGLRMADGLSDAVKRGASGLKLTKMLGLYLRGPDGKLLKVDDPQFDPVWQRAGELGVPVLWHASDPIAFFQKTDEYNERWEELYRHPEWSFYGEEFPAHQDIIDARNRVIARHPKTTFICAHMADIPEDLAKLGTYLDRYPNMMVEIAARVAELGRQPYTARKFFLKYSDRILFGTDGVPPVSELIPHWRFLETWDEDFPYEDNPFPPQGFWNIYGLGLPDDVLRKVYYENALRIIPGLKVPGVKK, from the coding sequence ATGCGTCACGCGCTGCTTGTGATCGGGATTATTGTTTTCGCTCAAAGCCTCTTGCCGGCCGAGGAACCTAAAACTGAATCAAAGACAAAACGGTTGTATCTGGATGAGTTCCGTCCCAAAAGCCAACTCAAGGCGTCGCAGCATACTTTGAAGCAGGCCAAGTTTCCCTGCGTGAATGTGCATACGCATCCCGGGAAGTTGAGTGAAACCGAACTCGACGAAATGGTGGCTGCCATGGACGCTTCGAACATCGCCGTCAGCGTCAGCCTGGATGGCAAGATGGGTTCGAAGCTGACAGAACAGTTGGAACTCTACCGGCGGCGGCACCCAGGCCGGTTTGTGATCTTTGTGCGAATGGATTACCGGGGCGATGGCAAGAAGGACCAACCCGAAACTTGGGCCGTCAATCAGCCGGGTTTCGGATTGCGGATGGCTGACGGTTTGTCGGATGCGGTCAAACGAGGCGCATCGGGGCTAAAACTGACAAAAATGCTGGGGCTGTATCTACGCGGGCCTGACGGAAAACTGTTAAAGGTTGATGACCCACAGTTTGATCCGGTTTGGCAACGGGCGGGCGAACTGGGTGTGCCGGTCCTGTGGCACGCGTCGGATCCAATCGCCTTTTTTCAGAAAACCGACGAATACAACGAACGCTGGGAAGAATTGTATCGGCATCCCGAGTGGAGTTTTTACGGCGAGGAGTTTCCCGCCCACCAGGATATCATCGATGCCCGCAACCGCGTCATCGCGCGGCATCCAAAAACGACTTTCATCTGCGCTCACATGGCCGATATCCCCGAGGACTTGGCCAAGCTGGGAACGTATCTGGATCGGTATCCCAACATGATGGTCGAGATCGCCGCCCGCGTCGCGGAATTGGGCCGGCAACCCTATACGGCGCGCAAGTTTTTCCTAAAATACTCCGACCGCATCCTCTTCGGCACCGACGGCGTCCCCCCCGTTTCAGAGTTGATCCCGCATTGGCGATTTCTAGAAACCTGGGACGAAGACTTTCCCTACGAAGACAACCCGTTTCCCCCACAAGGATTTTGGAACATCTACGGCCTGGGCCTACCGGATGACGTGTTACGCAAGGTGTATTACGAAAACGCCCTGCGGATTATTCCAGGACTGAAAGTGCCGGGGGTAAAAAAGTGA
- a CDS encoding PLDc N-terminal domain-containing protein, with protein sequence MEALIGLACMLPFILLSIAGTVFWIWMLIDCLTKEPSEGNDKIIWVLVIVFLQVIGAAVYYFVRRPERIQQTGQ encoded by the coding sequence ATGGAAGCATTAATTGGTTTGGCATGCATGCTGCCGTTTATCCTGCTATCAATCGCCGGTACGGTATTTTGGATTTGGATGTTGATCGACTGCCTGACGAAAGAACCATCCGAAGGCAATGACAAAATCATTTGGGTCCTGGTGATTGTATTTTTACAGGTCATAGGCGCTGCCGTGTATTACTTCGTGCGCCGCCCGGAGCGAATTCAACAAACTGGGCAATGA
- a CDS encoding succinylglutamate desuccinylase/aspartoacylase family protein, with protein sequence MNQPITLQTHTIVGTETDAEGETVERPGPHLLITGGVHGDEYEPMVTIRRLMEAFDPATLKGRVTLVPIVNEAAFARRSRTADDGLDLARVCPGNPEGSETERIAVALSELIRSADFYIDLHTGGVRYEILSLVGYGLHEDETILNHQREMSRAFNMPIIWGTSARHEGRSLSVARDAGIPAIYTEFTGGAKCSEGGVQMLRDGCLNVARYLGMLERTIPDSLVEYIVEDDRDDSGHLQTQMPAPADGFFEARVRLGDFVEKNQIIGKVFDPLGQRGINVAAPHDGMVLMLQTYPAATAGESLGAILPISGPGEVFFEHEEA encoded by the coding sequence ATGAACCAGCCGATCACGCTGCAAACACATACCATCGTGGGGACGGAGACCGACGCCGAAGGGGAGACCGTCGAGCGGCCCGGTCCGCACTTACTGATCACCGGTGGAGTACACGGCGACGAATACGAGCCGATGGTGACCATCCGCCGCTTGATGGAAGCGTTTGACCCCGCAACGCTCAAAGGGCGCGTGACTTTGGTGCCGATTGTGAATGAAGCGGCGTTTGCCCGCCGATCACGAACGGCCGATGACGGTCTCGATTTGGCCCGCGTCTGTCCGGGAAATCCGGAAGGCTCTGAAACGGAGCGGATTGCCGTGGCGCTGAGCGAATTGATTCGCAGTGCGGATTTTTATATTGACCTGCATACCGGCGGCGTGCGGTATGAAATTCTGTCGCTCGTCGGCTATGGATTGCACGAGGATGAAACGATCCTCAATCACCAGCGCGAAATGTCGCGGGCATTTAACATGCCAATCATTTGGGGCACCAGTGCCCGCCATGAAGGGCGCTCGCTTTCGGTAGCCCGTGACGCGGGCATACCTGCGATCTATACCGAATTCACCGGCGGCGCGAAGTGTTCCGAAGGCGGGGTGCAAATGTTGCGCGACGGGTGTTTGAACGTTGCTCGCTACTTGGGCATGCTGGAACGGACGATTCCCGACTCGCTGGTGGAATACATTGTCGAGGATGACCGCGACGATAGCGGACACCTGCAAACACAAATGCCCGCACCGGCCGATGGATTTTTTGAAGCCCGCGTGCGACTGGGCGACTTCGTTGAGAAAAATCAAATCATCGGCAAAGTGTTCGATCCCTTGGGACAACGGGGCATCAACGTGGCTGCTCCCCACGACGGCATGGTGTTGATGCTGCAAACCTATCCCGCAGCCACCGCCGGCGAGTCTCTCGGCGCGATACTTCCGATTAGCGGTCCGGGCGAGGTCTTTTTCGAACACGAGGAAGCGTAA
- a CDS encoding polysaccharide deacetylase family protein, giving the protein MPLPSPRVSRRQFLAGSMAAGAAVMCGGLSGAAAPVGRGIPAAKRRELAADESKALITITLDLEMSRHYPKRGMMEWDFQKGNLDDATKAYSVAAAEKAAAKGGFIHFFCVGRVLEHKSVDWLNTLIQGGHPIGNHTYDHVYVLASTPEEAQFRFRRSPWLAQGKSTEELIEENIRITTVAMQDRLKIEPDGFRTPGGFQTALDGRADIQQLLLNQGFSWVSCKYPAHDAGEEHQEPTAAVYESIVAAQAAAQPYVYPSGLVEVPMSPISDVNAFRTKFWKLEYFKKAIRLGVEWAIENRACYDFLAHPSCLVVEDPQAETIQMICDIVNDAGDKAVIVDCDTIAERARLRHKPSAETK; this is encoded by the coding sequence ATGCCCCTGCCCTCCCCTCGTGTTTCGCGTCGCCAATTTCTTGCCGGTTCGATGGCGGCTGGGGCGGCGGTGATGTGTGGGGGATTGTCGGGGGCGGCTGCGCCGGTCGGACGGGGGATTCCTGCTGCAAAGCGGCGCGAATTGGCGGCGGATGAGAGTAAAGCGTTGATTACGATTACGCTCGATTTAGAAATGAGTCGGCATTATCCCAAGCGGGGGATGATGGAATGGGACTTTCAAAAAGGCAACCTGGACGATGCCACCAAAGCCTATTCTGTAGCTGCCGCTGAAAAGGCCGCCGCGAAAGGGGGCTTTATTCATTTTTTCTGTGTGGGCCGGGTATTGGAACACAAAAGCGTGGATTGGCTCAACACGCTGATCCAGGGTGGACATCCGATCGGCAATCACACTTACGATCATGTCTATGTGTTGGCTTCGACACCGGAGGAAGCGCAGTTTCGCTTTCGCCGCTCCCCGTGGCTGGCACAAGGGAAATCCACAGAGGAGCTGATTGAAGAAAATATCCGCATCACCACCGTCGCGATGCAGGACCGGTTGAAGATCGAGCCTGACGGTTTTCGCACGCCAGGCGGATTTCAGACTGCGCTCGATGGCCGCGCCGATATTCAGCAACTGTTGCTTAACCAAGGGTTTTCGTGGGTCAGTTGCAAGTATCCGGCGCATGACGCCGGCGAGGAACATCAGGAGCCGACAGCGGCGGTTTATGAGAGCATTGTGGCCGCCCAAGCGGCGGCGCAACCTTATGTTTATCCCAGCGGCCTGGTGGAAGTTCCGATGAGTCCCATCAGCGACGTGAATGCGTTTCGCACGAAATTCTGGAAGCTGGAATATTTCAAAAAAGCGATTCGTCTGGGTGTGGAGTGGGCAATCGAGAATCGGGCATGTTATGATTTTCTAGCACATCCCAGTTGTTTAGTCGTTGAAGATCCCCAGGCAGAAACCATTCAAATGATTTGCGACATTGTGAACGACGCGGGTGACAAAGCCGTCATCGTCGATTGCGACACCATTGCCGAGCGCGCGCGGCTGCGGCACAAACCGAGCGCGGAGACCAAATAG
- a CDS encoding phytanoyl-CoA dioxygenase family protein, which translates to MSTAVDQQQLSDWTDAFARDGHICLPQFLVGDVLEELQDNLDRYIRDVVPGLPATHAFYENREDPATLKQMQYMQDEDSFFAELIRRDCFVDVAKSFLGEEVITQGAEYFNKPPGLGKATPPHQDGYYFCLVPNKAVTFWIALDDIDEENGCLRYVTGSHEGGVRPHGTSQVLGFSQGVQDWGPDDEARETKYLLHPGDVLVHHSLTVHRADANTSNRSRRAMGLVYFADSAQVDPTLQQNYKDSLTNQHAGMGIATT; encoded by the coding sequence GTGAGCACGGCGGTTGATCAACAGCAATTGTCCGACTGGACGGACGCGTTCGCCCGAGACGGCCACATTTGCCTGCCGCAATTCCTTGTCGGCGATGTGCTCGAAGAATTGCAGGACAATCTCGATCGCTATATCCGCGACGTCGTGCCTGGCTTGCCGGCGACGCATGCCTTTTATGAGAATCGCGAAGATCCGGCGACGCTCAAACAAATGCAATACATGCAGGACGAGGACTCGTTCTTTGCCGAATTGATCCGCCGCGACTGTTTTGTGGATGTTGCAAAATCATTTTTGGGCGAGGAGGTGATCACGCAAGGCGCGGAGTATTTCAACAAACCCCCCGGCTTGGGCAAAGCGACGCCGCCGCACCAGGATGGATACTATTTCTGCTTGGTTCCCAACAAAGCCGTCACGTTTTGGATTGCGTTGGACGATATCGACGAAGAGAACGGTTGCCTGCGTTACGTGACCGGCTCGCACGAAGGCGGCGTCCGTCCGCATGGGACGTCTCAGGTCTTGGGATTCTCGCAAGGCGTTCAAGACTGGGGACCGGACGACGAAGCCCGCGAGACGAAGTACTTGCTGCACCCGGGCGATGTGCTGGTCCATCATTCGCTGACCGTACACCGCGCCGATGCCAACACCAGCAACCGCTCGCGCCGCGCCATGGGCCTGGTCTATTTTGCCGACAGCGCCCAAGTGGATCCGACCCTGCAGCAGAATTACAAGGACTCGTTGACGAACCAACATGCGGGAATGGGGATCGCGACAACATAG
- a CDS encoding MFS transporter, which translates to MSQTPDPASTVSNRFATLRGQQVLTVGIMYFGYAMFMVLRMVPTVTGTAMREDPALDIDLGDWGRILAMGTAGAVVGKFIGGYAADKFGGKLTFTVGLLISGVFVGLFAVSSSVLLFQLTFSAALMAKSAGWPAMAKIITHWFSPLEYGRVWGVISTSSRVGTLVATLGLGALLAFMSWRGVLLIAAAASLIAVVAFAFLLTERPHEQQFSSDDSDDVEAADVPVHPLDGTTLPQALTRIFASPQFWWITGSLAGLTILWDFLLFVPLYLQDTLGLTSANAAMSASAFPFGSLISVLIGGYVFDKLSRSATAWLMGGLLTIATSCIGTFLLMPHFGMTTVSLTYLALALLFIFGMCVSPCYYIPMSVFSIEFGGPHAGFLIALLDALAFAANAVFYYYAGEVAEASWGLFLTVLLAVSAWSLITTFVFLRGEARRRAGDIAVPGA; encoded by the coding sequence ATGTCGCAAACTCCCGATCCCGCGAGCACGGTCAGCAACCGGTTTGCGACGCTGCGCGGTCAACAGGTCCTCACCGTAGGGATCATGTATTTCGGCTATGCCATGTTCATGGTGCTGCGGATGGTTCCGACCGTCACCGGTACGGCTATGCGCGAAGACCCCGCGCTAGACATCGATCTGGGCGACTGGGGACGGATTTTAGCGATGGGAACCGCTGGCGCTGTTGTGGGGAAGTTCATCGGCGGCTACGCAGCTGACAAGTTCGGAGGCAAATTGACCTTCACTGTAGGACTGCTGATCTCCGGGGTCTTTGTCGGACTGTTTGCGGTTTCCTCGAGCGTCCTGTTGTTTCAACTGACGTTTTCCGCTGCGCTGATGGCCAAATCGGCCGGATGGCCTGCAATGGCTAAAATCATCACACATTGGTTTTCCCCGCTTGAATACGGCCGCGTCTGGGGCGTCATCTCGACCAGTTCTCGCGTCGGTACGTTGGTCGCCACGCTGGGGTTGGGAGCACTACTAGCGTTCATGTCATGGCGCGGTGTGTTGTTGATTGCTGCTGCGGCGAGTCTGATTGCCGTCGTGGCTTTCGCGTTTTTACTCACTGAGCGACCTCACGAACAACAATTCTCTTCCGACGATAGCGACGATGTGGAAGCAGCGGACGTCCCAGTTCATCCACTCGATGGAACCACTTTGCCTCAAGCACTGACGCGCATTTTTGCCAGTCCGCAATTCTGGTGGATCACCGGCAGTCTGGCGGGGTTGACTATTTTGTGGGACTTCCTGTTATTCGTTCCGTTGTATTTACAGGACACGTTGGGTCTCACATCGGCCAATGCAGCGATGTCCGCGTCGGCATTTCCTTTCGGCAGCTTGATTTCGGTGCTGATCGGCGGTTACGTGTTCGACAAGCTGAGTCGATCGGCAACCGCCTGGCTGATGGGCGGGCTGTTGACGATTGCCACCTCCTGCATCGGCACGTTTCTACTTATGCCGCATTTCGGCATGACGACTGTTTCGCTGACGTACTTGGCATTGGCGCTGTTATTTATTTTTGGAATGTGTGTGTCGCCCTGTTATTACATTCCCATGAGTGTATTTTCAATCGAATTTGGCGGCCCGCATGCGGGGTTTTTGATTGCTTTGCTCGATGCGTTGGCGTTCGCGGCCAATGCAGTCTTTTACTACTATGCCGGAGAAGTCGCCGAAGCAAGTTGGGGCCTGTTTTTGACGGTACTGCTGGCTGTTTCGGCTTGGTCGTTAATCACGACGTTCGTCTTCTTACGGGGAGAAGCCCGTCGACGGGCGGGGGACATCGCTGTACCTGGAGCGTAG
- a CDS encoding DUF1028 domain-containing protein has protein sequence MSRQLPILIASLFAAVGCDAQQQAPPRAASTAVAQHGITATFSIVAVDPETGICGAAVASKYPAVGKVVPYVRPGVGAFCTQHWHEPAWGERALDLLEAGQAPEEVLATLLKDDPRREQRQLAIIDIQGRAANRNPTAASKPSLYWGGMTGRFYTCQGNTLAGREVVVAMAQAYEETEGSLTDRLMAALVAADCSGGDHRGRLAAGIRVAKKDHAGYWFELYVDESEDAVAELAEKYAETEHAAKGAWPGAAPCPKRFENTRRPENRSDKSTTD, from the coding sequence ATGTCACGTCAATTGCCGATTCTGATCGCTTCCCTGTTCGCTGCAGTGGGTTGCGACGCCCAGCAACAGGCACCGCCGCGAGCGGCTTCGACCGCTGTCGCGCAGCACGGAATCACCGCTACGTTCTCAATTGTGGCCGTTGATCCTGAAACCGGCATCTGCGGCGCAGCTGTAGCGAGCAAGTATCCGGCGGTGGGCAAAGTCGTCCCGTACGTCCGTCCCGGTGTGGGAGCGTTTTGCACACAACATTGGCACGAACCGGCTTGGGGCGAACGGGCGTTAGATTTGTTGGAAGCGGGCCAAGCCCCTGAGGAGGTGTTAGCCACCCTCTTGAAAGACGACCCGCGGCGAGAACAACGGCAACTGGCGATCATCGACATTCAAGGCCGTGCTGCCAATCGCAATCCAACCGCTGCCAGTAAGCCGAGCCTGTATTGGGGTGGCATGACCGGACGTTTTTATACCTGCCAAGGCAATACACTCGCCGGTCGCGAAGTCGTGGTCGCCATGGCGCAAGCGTATGAAGAGACCGAAGGGAGCTTAACCGACCGTTTGATGGCGGCACTTGTTGCGGCCGATTGTTCCGGCGGCGACCATCGCGGCCGTTTGGCAGCGGGGATTCGCGTGGCGAAGAAAGACCATGCCGGATATTGGTTCGAGTTGTACGTTGATGAAAGCGAAGATGCCGTTGCCGAGTTGGCCGAAAAATATGCGGAAACCGAGCATGCAGCCAAAGGCGCATGGCCCGGCGCCGCCCCCTGCCCCAAACGATTCGAGAACACCCGCCGGCCAGAAAATCGAAGCGACAAGTCGACTACGGATTAA